A portion of the Phacochoerus africanus isolate WHEZ1 chromosome 5, ROS_Pafr_v1, whole genome shotgun sequence genome contains these proteins:
- the TMEM127 gene encoding transmembrane protein 127, with protein MYAPGGAGLPGGRRRRSPGGSALPKQPERSLASALPGALSITALCTALAEPAWLHIHGGTCSRQELGVSDVLGYVHPDLLKDFCMNPQTVLLLRVIAAFCFLGILCSLSAFLLDVFGPKHPALKITRRYAFAHILTVLQCATVIGFSYWASELILAQQQQHKKYHGSQVYVTFAVSFYLVAGAGGASILATAANLLRHYPTEEEEQALELLSEMEENEPYPAEYEVINQFQPPPAYTP; from the exons ATGTACGCCCCCGGAGGCGCAGGGCTGCCCGGCGGGCGCCGGCGGAGGAGCCCGGGAGGCAGCGCTTTGCCCAAGCAGCCGGAGCGTAGCCTGGCCTCAGCCCTACCGGGTGCCCTGTCCATCACCGCGCTGTGCACTGCCCTCGCCGAGCCTGCCTGGTTGCACATCCACGGTGGCACCTGTTCCCGCCAGGAGCTGGGGGTCTCCGACGTGCTGGGCTACGTGCACCCGGACCTGCTGAAAG ATTTCTGCATGAATCCTCAGACCGTCCTGCTCCTGCGGGTCATCGCCGCCTTCTGCTTCCTGGGCATCCTGTGTAGTCTCTCTGCATTCCTTCTGGATGTCTTTGGGCCCAAGCATCCGGCCCTGAAGATCACCCGTCGCTATGCCTttgcccacatcctcacag TCCTGCAGTGTGCCACCGTCATTGGCTTTTCCTACTGGGCTTCTGAACTCATCCTGGCCCAGCAGCAGCAACATAAGAAGTACCACGGTTCCCAGGTTTATGTCACCTTTGCAGTTAGCTTCTACCTGGTGGCCGGTGCTGGCGGGGCCTCAATCCTGGCCACAGCGGCCAACCTCCTGCGCCACTACCCcacggaggaggaggagcaggcgcTGGAGTTGCTCTCAGAGATGGAGGAGAACGAGCCCTACCCCGCCGAGTACGAGGTCATCAACCAGTTTCAGCCGCCCCCGGCCTACACACCCTAG